A genome region from Candidatus Protochlamydia phocaeensis includes the following:
- a CDS encoding gamma-glutamyl-gamma-aminobutyrate hydrolase family protein (Members of this family of hydrolases with an active site Cys residue belong to MEROPS family C26.): MGIHSIATNFMQSLNKIEYDQLKAGVHSLNQEEKKFILLCSNIAKNKLSPTHQSTSDFQTLSERLFKKIEKQSKTDVKSSHIFKKIFKKILNFTGLRVSSTKVIVAIKGKPLTQHSLKKVLGELKKYKESHPNEQINFTDFLKARGYSNRINHLNLYIDKLTINEQLSVSKAPAWGTDLFNNVNFENICFESCNIESICFDKSVFKNCQFNNCSLERASFSSCELKNVHFYKSNLEDSSFNHSTSQGLSFDQSKLNYASFYQNTLSAASWTSCHMEGANFLGAKVHAGKLINCQLENCLLFEAQKDFTIQGKSEPRVTKPIIGLPWSNDKPGMTANRVYINLKKQGSLPIRVHYNPPKIDLTVLDTEVKALIEADLKKKDSLSIPSSMLEMVKKHPDKHPALSLLREEAKLISSHVDALLLPGGNDIQPEFYGEKAEPKTVTDADYRRSMLEFGLLDEARTRGVPVMGICRGSQMANIFYGGKIRQDVEGQMFCVQSYSTEPVKKGEATGLIRSVVKDGSINGYSAHHQANTNIPDQHFDTVITYNGIPKAFEGKRGAPLVNLQFHPEFKGDDSTFLTLLFGLRLSKTNDNFFDTFIDSADVYRKKRSVNAAIKAVASTEMSKKKRVVSTEPNPIRKKKYKIK, from the coding sequence ATGGGTATTCATTCAATAGCAACGAATTTCATGCAGAGTTTGAATAAAATCGAGTATGATCAATTAAAAGCTGGCGTGCACTCTTTAAACCAAGAAGAAAAAAAATTTATTCTCCTTTGTTCAAATATTGCTAAAAATAAATTATCACCTACTCATCAGTCGACTTCTGATTTTCAGACACTTTCGGAGCGTCTCTTTAAAAAAATAGAGAAACAAAGCAAGACAGATGTAAAATCCTCTCATATCTTCAAAAAGATTTTCAAGAAAATTTTGAATTTTACAGGACTAAGAGTTAGTTCTACTAAAGTAATAGTGGCTATTAAAGGAAAACCACTTACGCAACATTCTCTTAAAAAAGTTTTAGGTGAATTAAAAAAATATAAAGAGTCTCATCCAAATGAGCAAATTAACTTTACTGATTTTTTAAAAGCACGCGGTTATTCGAATCGAATTAATCATTTAAATTTGTACATAGATAAACTCACTATAAATGAACAATTAAGCGTAAGCAAGGCTCCGGCTTGGGGAACAGATCTATTTAACAATGTTAATTTTGAAAATATTTGTTTTGAAAGCTGCAATATAGAAAGTATTTGTTTTGATAAATCTGTTTTTAAAAATTGTCAGTTTAATAATTGTAGTTTAGAAAGAGCTTCTTTTTCTAGTTGTGAATTAAAGAATGTACATTTTTACAAATCCAATTTAGAAGACAGTAGTTTTAATCACTCCACTAGTCAAGGACTCTCTTTCGATCAAAGCAAATTAAACTATGCAAGTTTTTACCAGAATACTTTATCGGCCGCTAGCTGGACATCCTGCCATATGGAGGGAGCGAATTTTTTGGGAGCTAAAGTACACGCTGGGAAGCTGATCAATTGCCAGCTAGAGAATTGCCTGTTATTTGAAGCTCAAAAAGACTTTACCATTCAAGGGAAATCCGAACCACGCGTGACCAAACCTATCATTGGTTTGCCATGGTCTAATGACAAACCTGGAATGACGGCTAATCGAGTCTATATCAACCTAAAAAAGCAAGGCTCCCTTCCAATACGCGTGCACTATAACCCGCCAAAAATTGACCTAACGGTCTTGGATACGGAAGTCAAGGCTTTAATAGAGGCGGATCTTAAAAAAAAGGATAGCCTAAGCATTCCTTCTTCCATGTTGGAAATGGTCAAAAAACATCCCGATAAGCATCCAGCCTTAAGTCTTTTAAGGGAGGAAGCCAAATTGATCTCCTCTCACGTGGACGCGCTATTGTTACCCGGCGGAAATGATATTCAACCAGAGTTTTATGGTGAAAAGGCAGAGCCTAAAACAGTAACCGATGCCGATTACCGCCGCAGCATGCTGGAATTCGGCTTGTTAGATGAAGCACGCACCCGCGGTGTTCCTGTCATGGGCATTTGCCGAGGCTCTCAAATGGCCAATATCTTTTATGGGGGCAAAATTAGGCAAGACGTAGAAGGACAGATGTTCTGCGTACAGTCTTATTCTACGGAACCGGTCAAAAAAGGGGAGGCAACCGGCCTCATTCGTTCTGTTGTCAAAGATGGATCTATAAACGGCTATAGCGCTCACCACCAAGCAAATACGAATATTCCAGACCAGCATTTTGATACGGTCATTACCTATAATGGCATACCAAAAGCATTTGAAGGTAAACGAGGCGCTCCACTGGTTAATCTCCAGTTTCATCCTGAATTTAAAGGAGATGATTCGACATTTCTGACTTTGCTCTTTGGACTACGCTTAAGTAAAACCAACGATAATTTTTTTGATACTTTTATCGACTCGGCAGACGTCTATAGAAAAAAAAGGTCTGTCAATGCGGCCATTAAGGCAGTTGCTTCCACTGAAATGAGTAAAAAGAAAAGAGTCGTTTCTACAGAGCCGAACCCAATTCGAAAGAAAAAATATAAAATAAAGTAA
- a CDS encoding glycosyltransferase, with the protein MAKILIYTANVVGKSMAGPAIRCWEFAKALSSSHEVILITPTQADIDGQGFSLLAKHDPAVRQHLKSAHVMIAQGLTISMALAAKRYGIKVIIDAYDPLPLELLELFKHSPAAIRQKRQLSAINHLIFNFKMADGIICASEKQRDLWMGFLLGQKRIHPKLYDSDNSLRNLIDVVPFGLSSSSPVKNGPGLREKYGFQSDDKILLWGGGIWNWFDPLTLIRAIKLLSQQRSDVKLVFMGIKNPDPTVPDMAMCRDAIQLAKELELIDKSVFFNMGWVPYEERHNSLLDAAVGVSTHFDHLETRYSFRTRMLDYIWAQIPILATTGDSFAELIDQHQLGRVVPYQDEKALANAIVDLIDHPAKLNQIKSNHQQLAPQFHWETVVRPLHRMIAEFTSQPTSSFSFHDFQTLTNFVTAEVKEKGLQRSFQLLFNKLAKRLSLVSNKKAGV; encoded by the coding sequence ATGGCAAAGATTCTAATTTACACAGCCAACGTAGTAGGCAAATCCATGGCAGGTCCGGCTATTCGCTGCTGGGAATTTGCCAAGGCTTTATCTTCTTCGCATGAGGTCATTCTCATTACGCCTACTCAAGCGGATATAGACGGACAGGGATTTTCCTTGCTTGCCAAGCATGACCCTGCTGTTAGACAGCACTTGAAATCTGCGCATGTAATGATTGCTCAAGGGCTAACCATTTCAATGGCTTTAGCAGCCAAGCGCTATGGAATAAAAGTCATCATTGATGCCTACGATCCTTTACCGCTTGAGCTATTAGAACTTTTTAAGCATTCTCCTGCTGCCATCCGGCAAAAACGCCAGCTCTCTGCCATTAACCATTTGATTTTTAACTTTAAAATGGCAGACGGCATTATTTGCGCTAGCGAAAAACAGCGGGATTTATGGATGGGATTCTTATTAGGGCAAAAACGCATTCACCCCAAGTTATATGACAGCGATAATAGCTTGCGAAATCTGATTGATGTCGTTCCTTTTGGGCTTTCCTCCTCTTCTCCCGTCAAAAATGGGCCGGGTCTTCGCGAGAAATATGGTTTTCAATCTGACGATAAGATTTTGCTGTGGGGAGGCGGAATTTGGAATTGGTTTGATCCGTTAACCTTAATCCGGGCAATCAAGCTCTTGAGCCAGCAACGTTCAGATGTCAAATTAGTCTTTATGGGAATCAAAAACCCCGATCCAACCGTGCCTGACATGGCTATGTGCCGAGATGCCATCCAATTGGCGAAAGAGTTAGAGCTTATCGATAAAAGCGTTTTTTTTAATATGGGATGGGTGCCTTACGAAGAGCGGCATAACAGCCTTTTAGATGCCGCAGTTGGCGTTTCCACTCACTTTGATCATTTAGAAACTCGCTATTCCTTTCGCACGCGCATGCTCGATTATATCTGGGCGCAAATTCCCATTTTAGCGACGACCGGAGATTCGTTTGCTGAATTGATCGATCAGCACCAATTAGGGCGTGTTGTCCCCTACCAGGATGAAAAGGCGCTTGCAAATGCAATTGTCGATTTGATCGATCATCCCGCAAAACTTAACCAAATCAAATCAAACCATCAACAATTAGCCCCTCAATTCCATTGGGAAACAGTCGTTCGTCCCCTTCACCGCATGATTGCTGAGTTTACCTCTCAACCTACTTCCTCTTTCAGCTTCCACGATTTTCAAACTTTAACTAATTTTGTCACTGCCGAAGTCAAAGAAAAAGGGCTTCAACGCAGCTTTCAATTATTATTCAATAAGCTAGCCAAACGTCTCTCTTTAGTTTCCAATAAAAAGGCTGGAGTGTGA
- a CDS encoding VOC family protein — translation MQFGYTIIYVPDVEEALTFYEKAFGIKRRFIHESLQYGELETGQTRLAFASELLGQTNGVSFRINRKEEPAAGFEIAFVTADVSHSFTRAIQAGAEKVKSPTDMPWGQTIAYVRDLNGVLIEICTSMDE, via the coding sequence ATGCAATTCGGTTATACCATCATTTATGTTCCAGATGTTGAAGAAGCATTAACTTTTTACGAGAAAGCCTTTGGAATCAAGCGGCGATTTATCCATGAAAGCCTTCAATATGGGGAATTGGAGACTGGCCAGACACGTTTGGCTTTTGCCTCTGAGCTTTTGGGACAAACAAATGGCGTCTCTTTTCGAATAAATCGCAAAGAAGAGCCTGCAGCCGGCTTTGAAATCGCTTTTGTGACAGCAGACGTCTCTCATTCTTTTACTCGCGCTATTCAAGCAGGCGCAGAAAAAGTTAAATCACCTACCGATATGCCATGGGGACAAACGATCGCCTATGTTCGCGATCTCAATGGTGTGCTTATTGAAATTTGCACCAGTATGGATGAATAA
- a CDS encoding glycosyltransferase family 2 protein, with translation MKLIHQSQRVYQLLKNCVKPAFSYLKQGYQARLLKAHCLQFAKHLFRHIHSFGTALDKDYRDLGDLRGPRMQKLKSLTAGLHALLPADKHFSYSILICLSSQPHPERFRKSLLSALEQTAPHLDVLIGYGQGQPSKDIEHTVEDCRRAFPERLRTFPYSTVHQHEILNALAQEANGHYLFILDFEDWIRPDFLFRCEQLLRLVKDKGFSCIYTDEYEINDSDHPIPGKQIQKPHQLVFPYLFTNVIQKSLLIPRHLWALAGGIKPVRLEDRLWDLCLRLDLAGAYFHHLPFCLYARRAGHYYPPVKNPISFLEQLNAYSKSKELQWDWTEGYLPDSYRAIPTLASHPDVHVIIPFKNQKELTLKTVRSLLKQRGVQVKITAVDNASQDTSIGEEIRQLGGEVLLVSEPFNFSRLNNLAIERTQVAQDCPYVLFINNDVELEPDALHEMCRWIDQPRIGLVGCRLHYPNGLLQHGGIDLKRDAPAHQMIWNHSEKMASADRQRLTKIIRIADAVTAACALMKKDFFVEIGGFDEIWYPIAYSDTNLAVKIQAKGRLCLYTPYASGVHHESISRQYENIEDVEMSNWLHEQYLAQHLSEKITNDVYQASQF, from the coding sequence ATGAAATTGATCCATCAATCTCAACGTGTCTATCAATTGCTTAAAAACTGCGTTAAGCCCGCTTTCTCTTATCTTAAGCAGGGCTATCAGGCCAGGCTCTTGAAAGCGCACTGTCTGCAATTTGCCAAACATCTTTTCCGCCATATCCACTCTTTTGGGACAGCTCTGGATAAAGACTACCGCGATTTAGGAGACTTGCGCGGGCCTCGCATGCAAAAACTAAAGAGTTTAACAGCCGGCCTGCATGCCCTTTTGCCTGCTGACAAGCATTTTTCCTATTCTATTTTAATCTGTCTTTCCTCTCAGCCCCATCCTGAGCGTTTTCGAAAATCTCTGTTATCCGCTTTAGAGCAAACAGCTCCGCACCTCGATGTTTTAATAGGCTATGGGCAAGGTCAGCCTTCAAAAGACATTGAGCACACTGTAGAGGACTGTCGTCGAGCCTTTCCAGAGCGTTTGAGAACATTCCCTTATTCCACCGTTCACCAGCATGAGATTTTAAATGCCTTGGCACAAGAAGCCAACGGGCATTATCTCTTCATCTTAGATTTTGAAGATTGGATTCGGCCGGATTTTTTATTTCGCTGCGAACAGTTGCTTAGGCTTGTCAAAGACAAGGGGTTTTCTTGCATTTATACGGACGAATATGAAATTAATGACAGCGATCATCCGATTCCCGGAAAACAAATTCAAAAACCTCATCAATTAGTCTTCCCTTATCTTTTTACAAATGTTATTCAAAAAAGCTTATTGATCCCACGCCACTTATGGGCGCTTGCGGGAGGAATTAAGCCAGTTCGCCTAGAAGACCGGTTATGGGATCTCTGTTTGCGCTTAGACCTGGCAGGGGCGTATTTCCATCATTTGCCTTTTTGCTTATATGCCCGTCGGGCTGGTCACTATTATCCGCCTGTAAAAAATCCCATTTCTTTTTTAGAGCAATTAAACGCGTACTCCAAGTCAAAAGAATTGCAATGGGACTGGACTGAAGGCTATCTGCCGGATAGTTACCGTGCGATTCCAACGCTTGCCTCTCATCCGGATGTACACGTGATTATTCCTTTTAAAAATCAAAAGGAATTAACCCTAAAGACTGTAAGGAGCCTTCTTAAACAGCGGGGCGTGCAAGTCAAAATAACGGCTGTCGATAACGCCAGCCAGGATACTTCTATTGGCGAAGAGATTCGCCAACTAGGTGGGGAAGTGCTTTTGGTTTCAGAGCCATTTAATTTTTCCAGACTTAACAATTTGGCTATCGAGCGTACGCAAGTTGCACAAGACTGCCCATATGTTCTTTTTATCAATAACGATGTCGAATTGGAACCGGATGCTTTGCACGAGATGTGCCGTTGGATTGATCAGCCTCGCATTGGCTTGGTCGGCTGTCGGCTGCATTATCCTAATGGATTATTGCAGCACGGGGGAATAGATCTCAAGCGCGATGCGCCGGCCCATCAAATGATATGGAATCACTCCGAGAAGATGGCTTCTGCCGATAGGCAGCGTTTGACAAAGATCATTCGCATCGCTGATGCCGTCACAGCCGCGTGCGCTTTAATGAAAAAGGACTTTTTTGTGGAAATCGGCGGATTCGACGAAATCTGGTATCCCATTGCTTATAGCGATACGAACTTGGCCGTCAAGATTCAAGCGAAGGGGAGGTTGTGCCTTTATACTCCTTATGCGTCAGGCGTTCACCATGAAAGCATTTCTCGGCAGTATGAAAATATCGAGGATGTTGAGATGTCTAATTGGTTGCATGAGCAGTATTTAGCTCAGCATCTGTCTGAAAAAATAACAAATGACGTCTATCAAGCATCGCAATTTTAA
- the mgtE gene encoding magnesium transporter, producing MAANDLERIDYQDFKQNVLNGIKTLQPEEVASLIDRSSFEEQKRLFNELPPDIAVRTFEFLPFNTQKAIIQALKPEGAAHILKEMAPDDRTAFLEELPSASISELLKLLPIEERALALKLLGYPENSVGRLMTTDYIAVKMDWTVQKVLDYIREFGHDSETINIVYIVDDEGKLIDDIRIREFLFAPLNKQVKDISDRKFVSLSAYDDDEEAIKVFLRNDRIALPVIDKQGFLLGIVTIDDVLHLINEEDTEDFQRVGGSEALEDPYMQVPFLELMQKRAGWLVLLFLGEMLTATAMGYFQDEIAKAVVLALFVPLIISSGGNSGSQASTLIIRALALGEVTVKDWWKIMRREIFSGLFLGSLLGAIGFLRITLWSVFTPLYGPHWLLVAFTVCFALIGVVLWGTLSGAMLPLILKKFKCDPASSSAPFVATLVDVTGLIIYFFIASFIMKGTLL from the coding sequence ATGGCGGCCAATGACTTAGAAAGAATTGATTATCAAGATTTTAAGCAAAATGTGTTAAATGGGATAAAGACGTTGCAGCCGGAAGAGGTCGCTAGCTTGATCGATCGCTCTTCTTTTGAAGAGCAAAAGCGCCTGTTTAACGAGCTGCCGCCTGATATCGCCGTGAGAACATTTGAATTTCTTCCCTTTAATACGCAAAAGGCCATTATTCAGGCCTTAAAGCCCGAAGGAGCGGCTCACATTTTAAAAGAGATGGCTCCCGATGATCGAACGGCCTTTTTAGAGGAACTCCCGTCAGCTTCAATAAGCGAGCTGTTGAAACTGCTTCCCATTGAAGAACGGGCGCTAGCCTTAAAACTGCTTGGCTATCCAGAGAACAGCGTTGGACGGTTGATGACAACCGATTATATCGCCGTAAAGATGGATTGGACGGTTCAAAAAGTCCTCGACTATATTCGCGAATTTGGACATGACAGCGAAACGATCAACATCGTTTATATTGTTGATGATGAGGGAAAGCTGATCGATGATATCCGGATTAGAGAATTTTTATTTGCCCCTTTAAATAAACAAGTGAAAGACATCTCTGATCGAAAATTTGTCTCTTTGTCGGCTTATGATGACGATGAAGAGGCCATTAAAGTCTTTCTGAGAAATGATCGCATTGCTCTTCCTGTCATTGACAAACAAGGTTTTTTGCTCGGCATTGTCACAATAGATGATGTCTTACATCTCATTAATGAAGAAGATACCGAAGATTTTCAAAGAGTGGGGGGAAGCGAAGCGCTTGAGGACCCGTATATGCAAGTTCCCTTTTTAGAGCTTATGCAAAAAAGAGCGGGATGGCTTGTTCTTTTATTTTTAGGGGAAATGCTGACGGCAACAGCCATGGGATATTTCCAAGATGAAATTGCCAAAGCTGTGGTTCTTGCCCTATTTGTTCCCCTCATTATCTCAAGCGGAGGCAATTCCGGCTCTCAAGCCTCGACCTTAATCATTCGAGCTCTAGCGCTGGGAGAAGTCACGGTAAAAGACTGGTGGAAAATTATGAGAAGAGAGATTTTTTCAGGTCTTTTTCTGGGGTCGCTTCTTGGGGCGATTGGCTTTTTAAGAATTACTCTTTGGAGCGTCTTTACTCCCCTTTATGGTCCGCATTGGCTGCTAGTGGCTTTCACTGTTTGTTTTGCCTTAATAGGCGTTGTTCTATGGGGAACGCTATCGGGTGCGATGCTTCCGTTAATTTTGAAAAAGTTCAAATGCGATCCGGCTTCTTCATCGGCTCCTTTTGTCGCCACGTTAGTCGACGTCACAGGCTTGATTATCTATTTCTTTATCGCCTCTTTCATCATGAAAGGCACTTTACTTTAG
- a CDS encoding MBOAT family O-acyltransferase, which yields MLFNSYSFLLLYLPAVLTGFFSLARLRLIQGARAWLLISSLFFYAYWDVRFLPLLLGSILFNYACGSWMLRVQGLDQKKALLIFGIIADLALLFYFKYYNFFLSAVLGQASFIEVILPLGISFFTFTQIAYLVDAYQGKTEPCDMISYGLFVTIFPHLIAGPILHHKDMLKQFNQLRMYVVSWSNIAQGCFLFVIGMSKKVLIADHLSGFVKPIFDYPMGDIPFIQAWFGAFSYTLQLYFDFSGYSDMAVGLGLLFNLRLPINFNSPYQADSLIDFWRRWHITLSSFLRDYLYISLGGNRKGQLVKWRNLFITMLLGGIWHGAGWTFILWGACHGTFLVINHLWRHFNLSMSNWLARTLTLLAVIVAWVIFRSPDLSTAFNILAGMSGLHGLVLPPGYESVLAFLKPYGVVFMQLRESNFRFYDLLLLAGLGAAVLFLPNSNYWQQRFKQRPLRWAIPCGLLFLWTFLQLDDLAEFLYYQF from the coding sequence ATGCTATTTAATTCTTATTCTTTTTTATTGCTCTATCTTCCGGCAGTCTTAACGGGTTTTTTTAGTCTTGCCCGCTTGCGATTGATACAAGGCGCGCGCGCATGGCTCCTCATCAGCTCTTTATTTTTTTATGCCTATTGGGATGTGCGTTTTTTGCCCCTTCTTTTGGGATCCATCCTTTTTAACTATGCCTGCGGCTCTTGGATGTTGCGGGTACAAGGCTTGGATCAAAAAAAAGCTCTTCTCATTTTTGGCATCATAGCCGATTTAGCCTTGTTATTTTACTTTAAGTACTATAACTTTTTCTTAAGCGCTGTCCTCGGACAAGCCTCCTTTATTGAAGTCATTCTTCCGTTGGGCATTTCTTTTTTCACCTTTACGCAGATTGCTTATCTGGTCGACGCCTATCAAGGAAAGACAGAACCTTGCGACATGATTTCCTATGGCCTTTTTGTCACGATCTTTCCCCATCTCATCGCCGGCCCAATCTTGCACCACAAAGATATGCTCAAGCAATTTAATCAATTGAGAATGTACGTCGTCTCTTGGTCCAATATTGCGCAGGGATGCTTTCTATTTGTCATTGGGATGAGCAAGAAAGTGCTGATCGCCGATCATTTATCCGGCTTTGTGAAGCCCATTTTTGACTATCCCATGGGCGATATTCCCTTCATCCAAGCCTGGTTTGGCGCGTTTTCCTATACCTTGCAGCTGTATTTCGATTTTTCCGGCTATTCGGACATGGCAGTGGGATTGGGATTATTATTCAACTTGCGCCTGCCTATCAACTTTAATTCTCCCTATCAGGCCGATTCATTAATTGACTTTTGGCGGCGCTGGCATATCACGCTTTCAAGCTTCTTAAGGGATTATTTATATATTTCTCTTGGAGGGAATCGCAAAGGACAATTAGTCAAATGGCGCAACTTATTTATTACGATGCTGTTAGGAGGAATTTGGCATGGGGCTGGATGGACATTTATCCTATGGGGCGCATGCCATGGGACTTTTTTAGTGATCAATCATTTATGGCGCCATTTTAACCTTTCCATGTCCAATTGGCTGGCACGCACGCTAACGCTGTTAGCCGTCATCGTCGCTTGGGTCATTTTCCGCTCGCCCGATCTTTCAACAGCCTTCAATATCTTAGCCGGAATGAGCGGTCTGCATGGCCTCGTTTTACCGCCCGGATATGAATCTGTCTTGGCTTTTTTAAAGCCTTACGGCGTTGTATTTATGCAATTGCGGGAGTCGAATTTCCGCTTCTATGATCTATTGCTTCTTGCTGGGCTCGGAGCAGCTGTGCTTTTTCTTCCCAATTCAAATTATTGGCAGCAACGCTTCAAGCAAAGGCCATTAAGATGGGCCATTCCTTGCGGACTGCTTTTTTTATGGACGTTCTTGCAATTGGATGATTTGGCCGAATTTTTATATTATCAATTTTAA
- a CDS encoding DoxX family protein — protein MLESLTRAYQYLIFFGNLLKSPILLLCRLYWGWHFLLAGWEKLENIDYFIQFLGQYHFPFHHFFAYLVGYTEFLGGLCLFIGFASRLAAIPLIITMLTAYVTVHKDAFHALLSSPSLFVAEAPFNFLLTALIVLAFGPGRFSIDFIFERWLFQRAQAIPKHQHLR, from the coding sequence ATGCTAGAATCGTTGACCAGAGCTTATCAATATTTGATTTTCTTTGGGAATCTGTTGAAATCGCCCATTTTGCTTCTTTGCCGCCTATACTGGGGATGGCATTTTTTATTGGCTGGATGGGAGAAATTAGAAAATATCGACTATTTTATCCAATTCCTTGGTCAATATCATTTTCCTTTCCATCACTTTTTTGCCTATCTTGTTGGATATACGGAGTTTTTAGGCGGTCTATGCCTGTTTATAGGTTTTGCTTCGCGTTTGGCCGCCATCCCATTGATCATTACTATGCTAACAGCCTATGTAACGGTCCATAAGGACGCCTTCCATGCCCTTTTATCTTCTCCAAGCCTTTTTGTAGCGGAAGCGCCTTTTAATTTTTTACTCACAGCTTTAATTGTTCTGGCTTTTGGTCCCGGACGATTTTCCATAGATTTTATATTTGAAAGATGGCTGTTTCAACGCGCACAGGCCATTCCTAAGCATCAGCATTTACGCTAG
- a CDS encoding c-type cytochrome — protein MRTYLSLALASLLFFTLLFALAKTRKPSEPPLEGCYDKCAFKHEFVLAQANTIYGFSLLDPEQAPPDIRDSVMRGYRLIMNTPFYAPNYAHDQLSCTNCHFVGGDTLGGRNNGISLVGVTTEYPSYSKRDGKVITLADRINNCFQRSMNGNPLPKDSQEMHDILTYLHWISKEVEHLKDIPWLGLQFLKSKHNPDPKKGEELYHHYCASCHRQDGDGGGMLIEEDGKTIPPLWGSNSFNDGAGMNRLDMLASFIYWNMPYQNSVLTEEQALDIASFIRKQPRDHFEKK, from the coding sequence ATGCGCACATATTTATCGCTTGCTTTAGCTAGCCTCTTATTTTTCACTCTTCTCTTTGCTCTGGCAAAGACAAGAAAACCGTCCGAGCCTCCTTTAGAAGGATGCTATGACAAATGCGCCTTTAAACATGAATTCGTCCTTGCTCAGGCGAATACAATATACGGCTTTAGTCTTCTTGATCCAGAACAAGCCCCCCCTGACATTCGCGACAGTGTCATGAGAGGCTACCGTCTTATCATGAACACGCCTTTTTATGCACCAAATTATGCACACGATCAGCTTTCTTGTACGAATTGCCATTTTGTCGGAGGGGATACGCTGGGGGGACGAAATAATGGCATTTCTTTAGTCGGAGTCACGACGGAATACCCAAGCTACTCAAAAAGAGATGGTAAAGTCATCACCTTGGCGGATCGCATTAATAATTGCTTTCAGCGAAGCATGAATGGAAATCCTTTGCCCAAAGATTCGCAAGAAATGCACGACATTTTGACTTATTTGCATTGGATCTCCAAAGAAGTCGAACACTTGAAGGATATTCCTTGGCTTGGCCTCCAATTTTTGAAAAGCAAGCATAATCCCGATCCTAAGAAGGGCGAAGAGCTTTATCATCACTATTGCGCCTCTTGCCATCGTCAGGATGGAGACGGGGGAGGAATGCTCATTGAAGAGGATGGCAAGACCATTCCGCCTTTGTGGGGATCTAATTCATTTAATGATGGAGCCGGCATGAATCGCTTAGACATGCTAGCGTCTTTTATTTATTGGAATATGCCCTACCAAAATTCCGTTTTAACAGAAGAGCAGGCTTTGGATATTGCCTCATTTATTCGCAAACAACCGCGCGACCATTTTGAAAAGAAGTAA